TGTCGAGCACGCCCGCGCCGCGGCCGAGGGCCACGAGGCTGTGGTGGTCAGCCACCAGTTACCGATCGTGATGGTGCAGCGTTACGTGCAGCGCAAACGGTTGCCGCACCTGAAGCGCGAGTGCGACCTGGCGAGCGTGACCTCGCTTGTGTTCGAGGGCCCCGATGTTGTTGACTGGTCGTACAACCGACCAGCGAAGGACGTCTAGATGCTGAAGCGACTCGCCGCGCCGTTGAGCGCGGTCATGCTCGTGGCCGGCTGCGCGTCCCCTGACAGCGGCGCAACCTTTTCCTTCCACTCGCCGGGCGGCCAGGTGGAGATCTTCTACGACGAAGCCGAGCGCGCGCCGCTGCCTAACTTCGGCGGCGAGTCGCTCATGCAGCCCGGCGAGCACATCAACCTCTCCGACTTCGACAACCAGATCGTCGTGCTCAACGCGTGGGGCCAGTGGTGTGCGCCGTGCCGCGCGGAAGTGGACGACCTCCAGGAGGTCCACGAGGCGCTAGGTGGCAAAGGCACGGTCCTGGGCATAAACGTGCGCGACTACAACCCGGAGATCGCCCGCGACTTCGTCACGGACAACGGGGTAACGTACCCGTCGATCTACGACCCGCCGTTCAAGACCGCCGTCAACCTAGGCGGCGTACCCAGCTCGGTGATCCCGACAACGGTGGTCCTGGACAAACAGCACCGCCCGGCCGCCGTGTTCCTCCGCGAGGTGACGGCGCAGGACATCCTGACGGTCACGGACCAGCTCGAAGGGGAGTAGATGGGCGAGGTTTTCTCCGACATTGTCGTCACGGGCCCGCTGCTCGTTGGCATGCTCGCCGCGGCGGCAGCCGGGCTGGTGTCGTTCGCTTCTCCGTGCGTGATCCCGCTCGTACCCGGGTACCTGTCGTACCTCACCGGCGTCGTCGGCGGCGAGATGGAGTACGGGGAGAAGGGCCCGCGTGTGGCGTCGCGCAAGTGGGCCGTCGCCGGCGCGGCGGCGCTGTTCATCTCGGGCTTTACTGTGGTGTTCCTGCTGGCCACGGTCTCGGTGTTCGGGGCGATCAGCCTGATCACCCTCAACGCGGGCACGCTCATGCGCATCGGCGGCGTGGTCACCGTCGTCATGGGGCTCGTGTTCATCGGTGCGGTACCCGTGCTGCAGCGCGACACCCGCATGGCGCCAAAGAAGTGGACCACGGTCCTTGGAGCACCGCTGCTCGGCGGGGTATTCGCTCTCGGGTGGACTCCCTGCCTCGGCCCCACGCTGGCGGCGATCATCTCGGTCTCAGTCGGCACCGAGGGCCTCACGGCGGCGCGCGGCATACTTCTCGTCATCGCCTACTGTCTGGGCCTCGGCCTTCCGTTCCTGCTCATGGCCCTAGGCTCGGCCAAGGCCGTCGCGGGTGTGGACTTCCTGCACCGCCACTCGCGCACAATCCAGCTCATCGGCGGTATCCTCATGATTCTCGTCGGTTTGATGCTGGTCACCGGCGCATGGAATTATTTCATTTCCTGGTCCCGCCAGCTCGTCGCCGGATACGGAGCAACCATCATCTAATGAACACCGCGACTTCTTGGCTGCGCAAGACGTGGCACTGGCTCACAAGTATGCGCACCGCGCTGGTCCTCCTTTTCCTCCTCGCCCTCGCCGCGATTCCGGGCGCGTTGTTGCCGCAGCGCTCGGTGAGCACCACGCTCGTCAACGACTTCATCGAAGCGAACCCCACCATGGGGCCCATCTACGACCGGCTGCAGCTGTTCAACGTATTCGGTTCAACGTGGTTCATCGCGATTGTCACCCTGCTCATGGTTTCACTCGTGGGCTGCATCATCCCCCGCACTATCGATCACTGGCGCGCCTACCGGGCGACCCCCGCGCGCGCCCCGAAGTATTTGCATCGGATGCCCTTGCACGACCAGGGGGTCGTCGATAAGCCTCTCGCCGAGGTCGAGAGCGATGTAGCTCGGATTCTGCGGCGGTGGAATACCGCGACGTACGCGCCCAAGGATGACCGCGCCGGGGTGTATTCGATCTCGGCTGAGAAGGGATACACACGCGAGCTGATGAACCTGCTGTTCCACATCGGGCTCGTCGGCATGATCCTCACCTTCACCGCCGGCCGCATGGTCTACTACGAGGGCCAGGTCATCGTTGTCACCAACTCGGACTCCGAACACGCGGTG
This window of the Corynebacterium qintianiae genome carries:
- a CDS encoding TlpA family protein disulfide reductase, encoding MKRLAAPLSAVMLVAGCASPDSGATFSFHSPGGQVEIFYDEAERAPLPNFGGESLMQPGEHINLSDFDNQIVVLNAWGQWCAPCRAEVDDLQEVHEALGGKGTVLGINVRDYNPEIARDFVTDNGVTYPSIYDPPFKTAVNLGGVPSSVIPTTVVLDKQHRPAAVFLREVTAQDILTVTDQLEGE
- a CDS encoding cytochrome c biogenesis CcdA family protein, coding for MGEVFSDIVVTGPLLVGMLAAAAAGLVSFASPCVIPLVPGYLSYLTGVVGGEMEYGEKGPRVASRKWAVAGAAALFISGFTVVFLLATVSVFGAISLITLNAGTLMRIGGVVTVVMGLVFIGAVPVLQRDTRMAPKKWTTVLGAPLLGGVFALGWTPCLGPTLAAIISVSVGTEGLTAARGILLVIAYCLGLGLPFLLMALGSAKAVAGVDFLHRHSRTIQLIGGILMILVGLMLVTGAWNYFISWSRQLVAGYGATII